A genomic segment from Amycolatopsis camponoti encodes:
- a CDS encoding ABC transporter permease: protein MRKLSGRRAVWLVMKRELNTRLRTRSFVIGTVVMLVLLLGYVGFQTSLAGAADKSTVGLTGQATGIARQLQVEAAQSGRQISTVTITDPAEGRQKVEDGDLDALVSGSAAKLTATYKSSLDDQLRKVLDQVAQQQVLDGVLSSAQLEPADVMAQVDGTHVQDDPISPEPADHTQRLVVGLIVAFLLYISIITYGMMVAQGVVEEKSSRVVEILLASVRPWQLLLGKVIGLGLVGLTQLVILAAAGLVAASATGVFTLSGFATGAMLWGLLWYLLGFLLYATIYGALGSLVSRQEDTQSVVGPLNIVLIVGFVAGFNLLLQDPDGTGTKVISLIPLFSPILMPARIATGAATGWEIALSLGLTAALVALLTWLGGRIYGNSVLRIGSRIKLSEALRG from the coding sequence ATGAGGAAGCTGAGCGGCCGGCGCGCCGTCTGGCTCGTCATGAAGCGCGAGCTGAACACGCGGCTGCGCACGCGGTCGTTCGTCATCGGCACCGTCGTGATGCTGGTGCTGCTGCTGGGGTACGTCGGCTTCCAGACGTCGCTGGCGGGGGCGGCGGACAAGAGCACGGTCGGGCTCACCGGCCAGGCGACCGGGATCGCGCGGCAGCTGCAGGTCGAGGCCGCCCAATCCGGGCGGCAGATCTCGACGGTCACCATCACCGACCCGGCCGAGGGCCGCCAGAAGGTCGAGGACGGCGATCTCGACGCGCTCGTCTCGGGCAGCGCGGCGAAGCTCACCGCCACCTACAAGTCCTCTTTGGACGACCAGTTGCGCAAGGTGCTCGACCAGGTCGCGCAGCAGCAGGTGCTCGACGGCGTGCTGTCGTCCGCCCAGCTCGAGCCGGCCGACGTGATGGCCCAGGTCGACGGCACCCACGTGCAGGACGACCCGATCTCGCCGGAGCCCGCGGACCACACGCAACGGCTCGTCGTCGGGCTGATCGTCGCGTTCCTGCTCTACATCAGCATCATCACCTACGGGATGATGGTGGCCCAGGGCGTCGTCGAGGAGAAGTCGAGCCGGGTCGTGGAGATCCTGCTCGCGAGCGTGCGGCCGTGGCAGCTGTTGCTGGGCAAGGTGATCGGGCTCGGCCTGGTCGGGCTGACGCAGCTGGTGATCCTGGCCGCGGCCGGGCTGGTCGCGGCGTCGGCGACCGGGGTGTTCACGCTGTCCGGCTTCGCCACCGGCGCGATGCTGTGGGGCCTGCTCTGGTACCTGCTGGGATTCCTGTTGTACGCCACGATCTACGGCGCGCTGGGGTCGCTGGTGTCGCGGCAGGAGGACACGCAGTCGGTGGTCGGGCCGCTCAACATCGTGCTGATCGTCGGGTTCGTCGCGGGGTTCAACCTGCTGCTGCAGGACCCCGACGGCACGGGGACGAAGGTCATCTCGCTGATCCCGTTGTTCTCGCCGATCCTGATGCCGGCCCGGATCGCGACCGGCGCGGCGACGGGCTGGGAGATCGCGCTGTCGCTCGGGCTGACGGCCGCGCTCGTCGCGCTGCTCACCTGGCTGGGCGGCAGGATCTACGGCAACAGCGTGCTGCGCATCGGCAGCCGCATCAAGCTGTCCGAAGCCCTGCGCGGCTGA
- a CDS encoding ABC transporter ATP-binding protein → MTEGTLEIDGISKRYGTKVALDGVTFDVRGGELFGFVGSNGAGKTTTMRIVLGVLAADSGEVRFKNEKITHEARTHIGYMPEERGLYPKMKVLEQLIYLAELHGLSANEAHRNAENWISRLGLAERRKDEVQKLSLGNQQRVQLAAALVHDPAVLVLDEPFSGLDPLAVDVMSGVLREKAAAGVPVVFSSHQLDLVERLCDRVGIIRGGRMVAVGTVGELTAGANSKLVVTAPAAPAGWAGGLPGVRVLENHGATTVLDLDPGADDQAVLAAALATGPVTEFSRRHRSLTELFRDSVSSSATADEGVKR, encoded by the coding sequence ATGACTGAGGGGACACTGGAGATCGACGGGATCTCCAAGCGCTACGGCACGAAGGTCGCGCTGGACGGCGTCACGTTCGACGTCCGCGGCGGCGAGCTGTTCGGCTTCGTCGGCAGCAACGGCGCCGGCAAGACCACGACCATGCGGATCGTGCTCGGGGTGCTGGCCGCCGACAGCGGTGAAGTGCGCTTCAAGAACGAAAAGATCACGCACGAAGCCCGGACCCACATCGGCTACATGCCCGAGGAACGCGGGCTCTACCCGAAGATGAAGGTCCTCGAGCAGCTGATCTACCTCGCCGAGCTGCACGGCCTCAGCGCGAACGAAGCCCACCGCAACGCGGAGAACTGGATCAGCAGGCTCGGCCTGGCCGAGCGCCGCAAGGACGAGGTGCAGAAACTGAGCCTCGGCAACCAGCAGCGCGTCCAGCTGGCCGCCGCGCTGGTGCACGACCCGGCCGTGCTGGTGCTCGACGAGCCGTTCTCCGGCCTCGACCCGCTGGCCGTCGACGTCATGAGCGGCGTGCTGCGCGAGAAGGCCGCGGCCGGGGTGCCGGTCGTGTTCTCCAGCCACCAGCTCGACCTCGTCGAGCGGCTGTGCGACCGCGTCGGCATCATCCGCGGCGGCCGGATGGTCGCCGTCGGCACCGTCGGCGAGCTGACCGCCGGCGCGAACAGCAAGCTCGTCGTCACCGCGCCCGCCGCACCGGCGGGCTGGGCCGGGGGCCTCCCCGGCGTGCGCGTCCTGGAGAATCACGGCGCCACGACCGTGCTCGACCTCGACCCGGGCGCCGACGACCAGGCTGTGCTGGCCGCGGCGCTGGCCACCGGGCCGGTCACCGAGTTCAGCCGCCGCCACCGGTCGCTGACCGAGCTGTTCCGCGACTCCGTGTCTTCGAGTGCCACCGCCGACGAGGGGGTCAAGCGATGA
- a CDS encoding helix-turn-helix transcriptional regulator — MSPVRRGKELPIYNRLPVLRAERGLSRVALANAVEVNPQTIGALERGDHYPSLDLAFRICAVFDLPVEAVFSRVPFTPLSTQVYREGGA; from the coding sequence ATGAGCCCGGTCAGACGCGGCAAAGAGCTGCCGATCTACAACCGGCTCCCCGTGCTCCGAGCCGAGCGCGGGCTGAGCAGGGTCGCTCTCGCGAACGCCGTCGAGGTCAATCCTCAAACCATCGGCGCTCTCGAACGCGGCGATCACTATCCGAGCCTGGACCTGGCCTTCCGGATCTGCGCGGTCTTCGACCTGCCGGTCGAAGCGGTGTTCAGCCGCGTGCCGTTCACGCCACTGTCCACTCAGGTCTACCGCGAGGGGGGAGCATGA
- a CDS encoding glycerol-3-phosphate dehydrogenase/oxidase yields MTSGSLNARRRERELAELAAGERVDIVVVGGGVTGTGIALDAASRGLSVALVEAHDLAFGTSRWSSKLVHGGLRYLAHGEFGLAHESAVERGILMTRTAPHLTRAMPQLFPLYPSTSRAQQALVAAGLRAGDGLRRAARTPSSVLPRPRSIPAAEALALAPGLSPAGLRGALLAYDGALVDDARLVVSLARTAASFGARILTRLSASSVSADRVTAVDGISGGSLEIHARQVINATGVWAGTLTGAVRLRPSLGSHLVLAPGTVPMGTTSVNIGVPGESNRFVFLLPQPDGRVYLGLTDEPVSGSIPDVPVVPESDVDFLLSLASSVLARPLTRADVAGSYAGLRPLVEGGGRSADLSRKHAVLAGSDGLLTVVGGKLTTYRRMAEDAVDAAVRLAGLPSSPCRTARLPLLGAASRSDLSLVDAAPRLVARYGTEAPRVAALGELDAEFAAPVTPGADITAAEVVWAVRNEGALDVADVLERRTRLALIPADAEAAAGRVAELVDKSLAGLA; encoded by the coding sequence GTGACGTCCGGCTCGCTCAACGCGCGGCGCCGCGAACGCGAGCTCGCGGAGCTGGCGGCGGGCGAGCGCGTCGACATCGTTGTCGTCGGCGGCGGCGTCACCGGCACGGGCATCGCCCTGGACGCGGCGTCGCGCGGGTTGTCGGTGGCGCTCGTCGAGGCGCACGACCTGGCGTTCGGGACCTCGCGCTGGTCGTCGAAGCTCGTGCACGGCGGCCTGCGGTACCTGGCGCACGGCGAGTTCGGCCTGGCGCACGAGAGCGCGGTCGAGCGCGGCATCCTGATGACGCGCACGGCGCCGCACCTGACGCGGGCGATGCCGCAGCTGTTCCCGTTGTACCCCAGCACATCCCGCGCACAGCAGGCACTGGTGGCGGCGGGCCTGCGAGCCGGCGACGGCCTCCGCCGGGCGGCGCGCACCCCGTCGTCGGTGCTGCCGCGGCCGCGCTCGATCCCGGCCGCGGAGGCCTTGGCGCTGGCTCCGGGACTGTCCCCGGCCGGCCTGCGCGGCGCGTTGCTGGCTTACGACGGCGCTTTGGTCGACGACGCGCGCCTGGTGGTTTCCCTCGCGCGCACGGCGGCATCGTTCGGCGCCCGGATCTTGACGCGGCTTTCGGCGTCCTCGGTGTCCGCGGACCGGGTGACGGCCGTCGACGGTATTTCGGGCGGCTCACTGGAGATCCACGCACGCCAGGTGATCAACGCGACGGGCGTGTGGGCGGGAACACTGACCGGCGCGGTGCGCTTGCGCCCGTCGCTCGGTTCGCACCTGGTGCTCGCGCCGGGGACGGTGCCGATGGGCACGACGTCGGTGAACATCGGGGTGCCGGGCGAGAGCAACCGGTTCGTGTTCCTGCTCCCCCAGCCGGACGGCCGGGTCTACTTGGGACTGACGGACGAGCCGGTTTCCGGTTCGATCCCCGACGTGCCAGTGGTTCCCGAGTCCGATGTGGACTTCCTGCTGTCATTGGCTTCTTCGGTACTGGCTCGGCCGTTGACCCGGGCGGACGTGGCCGGTTCGTACGCCGGCCTGCGGCCGCTGGTGGAAGGTGGCGGGCGTTCGGCCGATCTGTCCCGCAAGCACGCGGTACTGGCGGGGTCGGACGGGTTGTTGACGGTGGTCGGCGGGAAGCTGACGACGTACCGCCGGATGGCGGAGGATGCGGTCGATGCCGCTGTCCGCCTGGCCGGTCTTCCCTCGTCGCCCTGCCGCACCGCGCGGTTGCCGTTGTTGGGGGCGGCTTCGCGCTCTGATCTGTCTCTTGTGGACGCTGCGCCGCGGCTGGTGGCCCGGTACGGCACCGAGGCCCCACGAGTGGCGGCGCTGGGCGAGCTGGACGCGGAGTTCGCGGCCCCGGTCACACCGGGCGCGGACATCACGGCGGCCGAAGTCGTGTGGGCGGTCCGCAACGAAGGGGCGCTGGACGTGGCGGACGTGCTGGAGCGCCGGACCCGGCTGGCGCTGATCCCGGCCGACGCGGAGGCCGCCGCGGGGCGGGTCGCGGAGCTGGTCGACAAGTCGCTCGCCGGCCTCGCCTGA
- a CDS encoding TetR/AcrR family transcriptional regulator → MADDVLLDAARSCVLAVGVRRTTLAEIARTARVSRMTVYRRFPDVRSVLAALMTREFSGLLRTASERGAEAANSRERLVLIASAGVRALSDDPLFRTLLDVDPELVLPYIVERLGATQKFAEQALHQLLEAGHQDGSIRRAPVAAQSRSVLLVVQSFAFSLRPATADVGEAALLAEFTHVLDAALKP, encoded by the coding sequence GTGGCCGATGACGTGCTGCTCGACGCCGCGCGCTCGTGCGTGCTGGCCGTCGGTGTGCGCCGCACCACACTCGCCGAAATCGCCCGCACCGCGCGCGTCAGCCGGATGACGGTCTACCGCCGCTTCCCCGACGTCCGCAGCGTGCTCGCCGCCTTGATGACCCGCGAATTCAGCGGGCTGCTGCGCACGGCGAGCGAACGCGGCGCCGAGGCCGCGAACAGCCGCGAGCGGCTCGTGCTCATCGCGTCGGCCGGCGTCCGCGCGCTGTCGGACGACCCGCTGTTCCGCACGCTGCTCGACGTCGACCCCGAGCTGGTTCTCCCGTACATCGTGGAGCGGCTGGGCGCGACGCAGAAGTTCGCCGAGCAGGCGTTGCACCAGCTGCTGGAGGCCGGCCACCAGGACGGGTCGATCCGGCGGGCGCCGGTCGCGGCGCAGTCGCGGTCGGTGCTGCTGGTGGTCCAGTCGTTCGCGTTCTCGCTGCGACCGGCCACGGCGGACGTCGGCGAGGCGGCGTTGCTGGCGGAGTTCACGCACGTGCTCGACGCGGCGCTGAAGCCGTGA
- a CDS encoding FAD-binding oxidoreductase: MNALIDHRLRRSWTSEAADAARLPARAAKWLEQRIGQAAPSAAPPADLPVEIPSPKLDESAVNALSAAVGAENVLVDDAARLARATGLSYLDLLRRRSSSVDFPVPDAVVLPAGPDEVQAVLDICVRHDVGVVPFGGGTSVVGGVAALRGEKASVIALDLVRLDALVSVDAESRLAVLQAGVRGPEAERLLGEHGLTLGHIPQSFERATIGGFAATRSAGQASSGYGRFEDMVAGVRLATPRGEWKLGVAPASAAGPDLRQLAVGSEGTLGVITEVSLRVRPAPPVKRYEGYALPSWEAGREAVRDLAQNHALADITRLSDGDETEVSLSLNAGLKTTALRRYLAARGVRRPCFLIVGWEGTAHDVALRRRETTRRLKASGAVRVGKALGESWRHGRFAGPRQRDALLDQGVCVETLETAAYWSTVDELRDDVRAALTASLGPSIVMCHISHAYETGASLYFTVLTARDETDPVGQWQRAKAAACEAITGLGTISHHHAVGVDHAPYLKAEIGSLGVEVLRAAKSAVDPTGILNPGKLV, translated from the coding sequence GTGAACGCGCTCATTGACCACCGCCTTCGACGGTCCTGGACCTCGGAAGCCGCCGACGCCGCCCGGCTGCCCGCGCGGGCGGCCAAGTGGCTTGAACAGCGTATAGGCCAAGCGGCTCCCAGTGCTGCCCCACCGGCGGATTTGCCGGTGGAAATACCGTCACCGAAACTGGACGAATCTGCTGTCAATGCGCTGTCGGCGGCTGTGGGCGCGGAAAACGTGCTGGTCGACGACGCGGCACGGCTGGCGCGCGCGACCGGGCTGTCCTACCTGGATCTGCTGCGCCGCCGGTCGTCTTCGGTGGACTTCCCGGTGCCGGACGCGGTCGTGCTGCCCGCCGGCCCGGATGAGGTCCAAGCGGTACTCGACATCTGCGTCCGGCACGACGTCGGCGTGGTGCCCTTCGGCGGCGGCACCTCGGTCGTCGGCGGGGTCGCGGCCTTGCGTGGTGAGAAGGCGTCGGTGATCGCGCTCGACCTCGTCCGGCTCGACGCGCTGGTGTCGGTCGACGCCGAGTCGCGCCTCGCCGTCCTGCAGGCCGGTGTCCGCGGTCCCGAGGCCGAGCGCCTCCTCGGCGAGCACGGCCTGACGCTCGGGCACATCCCGCAGTCGTTCGAGCGGGCGACGATCGGCGGTTTCGCGGCGACGCGCTCGGCCGGGCAGGCGTCGTCGGGCTACGGGCGCTTCGAGGACATGGTCGCCGGCGTGCGGCTGGCCACCCCGCGCGGCGAGTGGAAGCTCGGGGTCGCGCCGGCGTCGGCCGCCGGGCCGGACCTGCGGCAGCTCGCGGTCGGCAGTGAGGGAACGCTCGGCGTGATCACCGAGGTGTCGCTGCGGGTGCGGCCGGCGCCGCCGGTCAAGCGGTACGAGGGCTACGCGCTGCCGAGCTGGGAAGCGGGCCGGGAAGCCGTCCGCGACCTCGCGCAGAACCACGCGCTCGCCGACATCACCCGGCTGTCCGACGGGGACGAAACCGAAGTCTCCCTGTCGCTGAACGCCGGGCTCAAGACGACGGCGCTGCGCCGGTACCTCGCCGCGCGCGGCGTGCGGCGGCCGTGCTTCCTCATCGTCGGCTGGGAAGGCACCGCGCACGACGTCGCGCTGCGCCGCCGCGAGACGACGCGCCGGCTGAAGGCGTCAGGCGCCGTGCGAGTCGGCAAGGCGCTCGGCGAGTCCTGGCGGCACGGCCGGTTCGCCGGGCCGCGGCAGCGGGATGCCCTGCTGGATCAGGGAGTCTGCGTCGAGACGCTGGAGACCGCGGCCTACTGGTCCACTGTGGACGAATTGCGTGACGACGTCCGCGCGGCGCTGACGGCGTCGCTGGGCCCGTCGATCGTGATGTGCCACATTTCGCACGCCTACGAGACGGGCGCGTCGCTGTACTTCACGGTGCTGACGGCGCGCGACGAGACCGACCCGGTCGGCCAATGGCAGCGCGCGAAAGCGGCGGCGTGCGAGGCGATCACCGGGCTGGGCACGATTTCGCACCACCACGCCGTCGGCGTCGACCACGCGCCGTACCTGAAGGCGGAGATCGGTTCGCTGGGCGTCGAGGTGCTGCGCGCGGCGAAGTCGGCGGTCGACCCGACCGGGATCCTCAACCCGGGGAAGCTGGTCTGA
- a CDS encoding gamma-glutamylcyclotransferase family protein: MHVDGVGHPLDAAPDGWRDRMAVLAYGSNANPSKITWLRGRLGLEGPVVVAHARCGGLAAVWAAGFRVVDDQRPATLTALDGVEEHAIWFVTPDQLAVLDRCEGRGTRYHLARLTEPDITLEDGTRLTEVHTYVGAAPIRYPLLVDGKPVRTADVPQADAAKLDGVAADSHGVPCEVLRPASPG, from the coding sequence GTGCACGTCGACGGCGTCGGCCACCCACTCGACGCCGCCCCCGACGGCTGGCGCGACCGGATGGCGGTGCTGGCCTACGGCTCGAACGCGAACCCGTCGAAGATCACCTGGCTGCGCGGCCGGCTCGGGCTCGAAGGCCCGGTCGTCGTCGCGCACGCGCGGTGCGGCGGGCTCGCCGCGGTGTGGGCCGCCGGCTTCCGCGTGGTCGACGACCAGCGCCCGGCCACCCTCACCGCGCTCGACGGCGTCGAAGAGCACGCCATCTGGTTCGTGACGCCGGATCAGCTCGCCGTGCTCGACCGCTGCGAGGGCCGCGGCACGCGCTACCACCTGGCCCGGCTGACCGAACCCGACATCACGCTCGAAGACGGCACCCGCCTGACCGAGGTCCACACCTACGTCGGCGCCGCGCCGATCCGCTACCCGCTGCTGGTGGACGGCAAGCCGGTGCGCACCGCCGACGTCCCGCAGGCCGACGCGGCGAAGCTCGACGGCGTCGCCGCGGACAGCCACGGCGTCCCCTGCGAAGTGCTCAGACCAGCTTCCCCGGGTTGA
- a CDS encoding S-(hydroxymethyl)mycothiol dehydrogenase has protein sequence MPYEVQGVVSRAKGEPVSLETVLVPDPGPGEAVVNVQACGVCHTDLHYREGGINDDFPFLLGHEAAGVVEAVGEGVTDLEPGDYVILNWRAVCGTCRACRRGKPWYCFSTFNATQPMTLQDGTKLSPALGVGAFLEKTLVHSGQCTKVNREAEPAVAGLLGCGVMAGLGAAINTGAVTRGDSVAVIGCGGVGDAAIAGAKLAGATTIVAIDRDDRKLEWAKDFGATHTVNSKGLSEEAVVEAMQDATNSFGPDVVIDAVGRPETWRQAFYGRDLAGTVVLVGVPTPEMRLDDLPLIDFFSRGGSLKSSWYGDCLPSRDFPMLVDLYLQGRLPLDKFVTERIGVDGVEQAFERMHHGDVLRSVVTF, from the coding sequence ATGCCGTACGAGGTCCAGGGGGTCGTTTCGCGGGCGAAGGGCGAGCCGGTCTCGCTGGAGACCGTCCTCGTCCCCGATCCCGGGCCGGGTGAAGCCGTCGTGAACGTGCAGGCCTGCGGGGTCTGCCACACCGATCTGCACTACCGCGAAGGCGGGATCAACGACGACTTCCCGTTCCTGCTCGGCCACGAGGCCGCGGGCGTCGTCGAGGCGGTCGGCGAGGGCGTCACCGACCTCGAACCCGGCGACTACGTCATCCTCAACTGGCGCGCCGTCTGCGGCACCTGCCGCGCCTGCCGGCGCGGCAAGCCCTGGTACTGCTTCTCGACCTTCAACGCCACCCAGCCGATGACGCTCCAAGACGGCACCAAGCTGTCGCCCGCGCTCGGCGTCGGCGCCTTCCTCGAGAAGACGCTCGTCCACAGCGGACAGTGCACGAAGGTCAACCGCGAAGCCGAACCGGCGGTCGCCGGGCTGCTCGGCTGCGGCGTGATGGCCGGGCTCGGCGCGGCCATCAACACCGGCGCCGTCACGCGCGGCGACTCGGTCGCGGTCATCGGCTGCGGTGGCGTCGGCGACGCGGCCATCGCGGGCGCGAAACTGGCCGGTGCCACCACGATCGTCGCGATCGACAGGGACGACCGGAAGCTGGAGTGGGCCAAGGACTTCGGCGCCACGCACACGGTCAACAGCAAGGGCCTGTCCGAAGAAGCAGTCGTCGAAGCCATGCAGGACGCCACGAACTCCTTCGGCCCGGACGTCGTGATCGACGCCGTCGGCCGCCCGGAGACCTGGCGCCAGGCCTTCTACGGACGCGACCTGGCCGGCACCGTCGTCCTCGTCGGCGTCCCCACGCCGGAAATGCGCCTGGACGACCTGCCGCTGATCGACTTCTTCTCGCGCGGCGGCTCACTCAAGTCGTCGTGGTACGGCGACTGCCTGCCCAGCCGCGACTTCCCGATGCTGGTGGACCTCTACCTGCAGGGCCGGCTGCCGCTCGACAAGTTCGTCACCGAACGCATCGGCGTCGACGGCGTCGAGCAGGCCTTCGAGCGCATGCACCACGGTGACGTCCTGCGCAGCGTGGTGACCTTCTGA
- a CDS encoding sigma-70 family RNA polymerase sigma factor produces the protein MPDTVTEAFEAQRDRLRAVAHRVLGSHADAEDVVQEAWLRLSRQDAATIGNLDGWLTTVVGRISLDVLRSRRSRPEAPYDEIVVAVDESPEDEIALADSVGLALLVVLESLGPGERLAFVLHDLFAVPFEEIGRILGKSTAAAKMLASRARRKVRTPAALPDAGRSQREVVDAFLRAARDGDFEELLRVLDPDVRLTVDTPDGVVVVLGATNVAAGARFGAAGGGRAVLVGGLPGVVAWRPDGTPLSVVAFTVTDGRIAGIAAVADPARLASMDLPEPPGTVGTAG, from the coding sequence ATGCCCGACACGGTGACCGAGGCCTTCGAAGCGCAGCGCGACCGGCTGCGCGCGGTGGCCCACCGGGTGCTCGGCTCGCACGCCGACGCCGAGGACGTCGTCCAGGAGGCGTGGCTGCGGCTGTCGCGCCAGGACGCGGCGACCATCGGCAACCTCGACGGCTGGCTGACCACGGTCGTCGGCCGGATCAGCCTGGACGTCCTGCGCTCGCGCCGGTCCCGGCCCGAGGCGCCCTACGACGAGATCGTCGTGGCGGTGGACGAGAGCCCGGAGGACGAAATCGCGCTCGCGGATTCGGTCGGGCTGGCGCTGCTGGTGGTCCTCGAGTCACTCGGGCCGGGCGAGCGGCTGGCGTTCGTGCTGCACGACCTGTTCGCGGTGCCGTTCGAGGAGATCGGCCGCATCCTCGGCAAGTCGACCGCAGCGGCCAAGATGCTGGCCAGCCGCGCCCGCCGGAAGGTGCGGACGCCTGCTGCTCTACCGGACGCGGGGAGGTCGCAGCGCGAGGTGGTGGACGCGTTCCTGAGGGCGGCCCGCGACGGTGACTTCGAGGAGCTGCTGCGCGTGCTCGACCCGGACGTGCGGCTGACGGTCGACACCCCGGACGGAGTGGTGGTGGTCCTGGGAGCGACGAACGTGGCGGCGGGAGCCCGCTTCGGCGCGGCGGGCGGAGGGCGGGCAGTGCTGGTGGGCGGCCTGCCGGGAGTGGTGGCCTGGCGCCCGGACGGGACACCGCTGTCGGTGGTGGCGTTCACGGTGACGGACGGGCGAATCGCGGGGATAGCGGCAGTGGCCGACCCGGCACGGCTGGCGTCGATGGACCTGCCGGAGCCGCCCGGAACTGTCGGTACCGCCGGGTAG
- a CDS encoding carboxymuconolactone decarboxylase family protein, with protein MEARLKDSGNPEVFGAIQQIIKAVHAGGVDPLVLELVHLRASQINGCSPCVFGGVQSAKKHGETEERLHNVVAWRETPFYTEPERAALALTEAATRLQDGEPGVTDEIWAEAAKHFDERQLSAITLNIALTNFFNRINRTTRQPAGQTW; from the coding sequence ATGGAAGCACGGCTCAAGGACTCGGGGAACCCCGAGGTGTTCGGCGCGATCCAGCAGATCATCAAGGCGGTGCACGCCGGCGGCGTCGACCCGCTGGTGCTGGAGCTGGTCCACCTGCGGGCCAGCCAGATCAACGGCTGCAGCCCCTGCGTCTTCGGCGGAGTCCAGTCGGCGAAGAAGCACGGCGAAACCGAGGAGCGGCTGCACAACGTCGTCGCGTGGCGCGAGACGCCGTTCTACACCGAGCCGGAGCGGGCGGCGCTCGCGCTGACCGAAGCCGCGACCCGGCTCCAGGACGGCGAACCCGGCGTCACCGACGAGATCTGGGCGGAAGCCGCGAAGCACTTCGACGAGCGGCAGCTGTCCGCGATCACGCTGAACATCGCGCTCACCAACTTCTTCAACCGGATCAACCGCACGACGCGGCAGCCGGCCGGCCAGACCTGGTAG
- a CDS encoding peptidase C39 family protein — translation MRVRKLFTLWSVVVLTAVTAQVAEAAPARPGEDEAIGYHEWNGGAFYEGHFAGLALTHDGLRITRPAGTVEHTEPELGTTRTYEYGQWTSPSYRQGFGATQLVASWNAQTPAKTWLQVEAQGKTSAGVETAWYVMGHWASGDADILRTSVDGQDDANALVDVDTLVMKTGVTLKSYKLRITLYREKGSRATPSVTSLGAMTSAVPDRFDVQTTKPGRATGIELKVPAYAQNLHKGQFPQYGGGGEAWCSPTSTEMVAEYWGKKPSAAEMSWIPADYVDPSVAFAARYTYDHAYDGTGNWPFNTAYAASRGLRGHITRLHSLNELETYIARGIPVITSQSFLASELDGAGYGTAGHIMVVVGFTKDGDVIANDPASSSNDRVRNIYKRDQFEKIWQRTKRYRADGTVASGPGGIAYIITPA, via the coding sequence ATGCGCGTACGCAAGTTGTTCACCTTATGGTCAGTGGTTGTGTTGACCGCTGTAACCGCGCAAGTCGCCGAGGCCGCGCCCGCCCGGCCCGGCGAAGACGAGGCGATCGGCTACCACGAGTGGAACGGCGGCGCGTTCTACGAAGGCCACTTCGCCGGGCTCGCACTGACCCACGACGGCCTGCGCATCACGCGCCCGGCCGGCACGGTCGAGCACACCGAGCCGGAGCTCGGCACGACGAGAACGTACGAGTACGGCCAGTGGACGTCGCCGTCGTACCGGCAGGGTTTCGGCGCGACGCAGCTGGTCGCGTCCTGGAACGCGCAAACGCCGGCGAAGACCTGGCTGCAGGTCGAAGCGCAGGGCAAGACGTCGGCCGGCGTCGAGACCGCGTGGTACGTGATGGGCCACTGGGCCAGCGGTGACGCCGACATCCTGCGCACCAGCGTCGACGGCCAGGACGACGCGAACGCCCTGGTCGACGTCGACACCCTGGTCATGAAGACCGGCGTCACGCTGAAGTCGTACAAGCTGCGGATCACCCTCTACCGGGAGAAGGGCTCCCGCGCGACGCCGTCGGTGACGTCGCTGGGCGCGATGACTTCGGCCGTGCCGGACCGGTTCGACGTGCAGACGACGAAGCCGGGCCGCGCCACCGGGATCGAGCTGAAGGTGCCGGCGTACGCGCAGAACCTCCACAAGGGACAGTTCCCGCAGTACGGCGGGGGCGGCGAAGCCTGGTGCAGCCCGACGTCGACCGAGATGGTGGCCGAGTACTGGGGCAAGAAGCCATCGGCGGCGGAGATGTCCTGGATCCCGGCGGACTACGTCGACCCGTCGGTGGCGTTCGCGGCGCGCTACACCTACGACCACGCGTACGACGGCACCGGCAACTGGCCGTTCAACACGGCGTACGCGGCGTCGCGCGGGCTGCGCGGGCACATCACCCGGCTGCACTCGCTGAACGAGCTGGAGACCTACATCGCCCGCGGCATCCCGGTGATCACGTCACAGTCGTTCCTGGCCTCGGAACTGGACGGCGCGGGGTACGGGACGGCTGGGCACATCATGGTGGTCGTCGGCTTCACGAAGGACGGCGACGTGATCGCGAACGACCCGGCGTCGAGCAGCAACGACCGCGTGCGCAACATCTACAAGCGCGACCAGTTCGAGAAGATCTGGCAGCGGACCAAGCGGTACCGCGCCGACGGGACCGTGGCGAGCGGCCCCGGCGGCATCGCGTACATCATCACCCCGGCCTGA